In a genomic window of Gammaproteobacteria bacterium:
- a CDS encoding GntR family transcriptional regulator: protein MSAEIAGFPLRRAGRGKRPSAPDAVTETDVDQAYERICEAIMDHSLPPETRLVETKLCEIFSLGRTRVRQVLQRLANERLVTLMPNRGAVVCKPTTQDALDVFEARRLLEAGIVAKFVQVATDADIQRVSAMLEAEQDAWKRRDRRAMIRLSGEFHLLLAEIAGNHTLLELLRELVSRSSLIVAVYQAPGASSCPPDEHSSLYQALLARSANASGLMLEHLDHVLGELQLEEPETPGVDLYSVLAPPART, encoded by the coding sequence ATGAGCGCCGAAATCGCCGGCTTTCCGCTGCGCCGCGCCGGCCGCGGCAAACGCCCGTCGGCCCCGGACGCCGTGACGGAAACCGACGTCGACCAGGCCTACGAACGCATCTGCGAGGCGATCATGGATCACAGCCTGCCGCCGGAAACGCGGCTGGTCGAAACCAAGCTGTGTGAGATCTTCTCGCTGGGCCGCACGCGCGTGCGGCAGGTGCTGCAACGCCTCGCCAACGAGCGTCTGGTCACCCTGATGCCGAACCGTGGCGCCGTGGTGTGCAAGCCGACCACACAGGACGCGCTGGACGTGTTCGAGGCGCGGCGCCTGCTCGAGGCCGGCATCGTCGCCAAGTTCGTGCAGGTGGCCACCGATGCGGACATTCAGCGCGTGAGCGCGATGCTCGAAGCCGAACAGGACGCGTGGAAACGCCGCGACCGCCGCGCGATGATCCGCCTGTCCGGCGAATTCCATCTGCTGCTGGCGGAGATCGCCGGCAACCATACCCTGCTCGAACTGCTGCGCGAACTGGTCTCGCGATCCTCGCTGATCGTCGCCGTCTATCAGGCGCCCGGCGCGTCGAGCTGCCCGCCCGACGAACACAGCTCGCTGTACCAGGCGCTGCTGGCGCGCAGCGCGAACGCCTCCGGACTGATGCTCGAACATCTCGACCACGTACTCGGCGAACTGCAGCTCGAAGAACCCGAAACCCCGGGTGTGGATCTTTACAGCGTGCTGGCACCGCCGGCACGCACCTGA
- a CDS encoding urate hydroxylase PuuD, producing the protein MDAYLFDWLSLLGRWVHLITGIAWIGASFYFVWLDNHLLKPANPADAAKGVGGELWSVHGGGFYHAQKYALAPAQMPGSLHWFYWEAYSTWLSGFFLLCVLYYRSPEVYMIDPAVAALAGWQAVAIGLGSLLAGWAVYDGLCRSPLGRDDRALAAVLALLLCAAAWGLCQVFSGRGAFLHFGAMMATIMAANVLMVIIPGQRKNVAAMSRDEAPNPVYGARGKQRSVHNTYFTLPVLFTMISNHYAMTYGGAYNWLVLIGLCFAGAAIRAWFVARHKAHERGGKTSPLPAIVGVLAILVVVVALRPTPPAAAQVTAADDTASTETVEVPSFERAQAIVIERCAGCHAEQPTQPGFYSAPLGIELDTPETLLAHLEQVRQQVASRAMPIGNLTKMTDAERAQLIAWIDAGAPQP; encoded by the coding sequence ATGGACGCCTATCTGTTCGACTGGTTGAGCCTGCTGGGGCGCTGGGTGCACCTCATCACCGGCATCGCCTGGATCGGTGCCTCGTTCTACTTCGTGTGGCTGGACAATCATCTGCTCAAGCCTGCAAACCCGGCGGACGCCGCCAAGGGCGTCGGCGGCGAACTGTGGTCGGTGCACGGCGGCGGCTTCTACCATGCGCAGAAGTACGCGCTGGCCCCGGCGCAAATGCCGGGATCGCTGCACTGGTTCTATTGGGAGGCGTACAGCACCTGGCTGTCCGGCTTCTTCCTGCTGTGCGTGCTGTACTACCGCTCGCCCGAGGTGTACATGATCGACCCCGCGGTCGCGGCGCTGGCCGGCTGGCAGGCGGTGGCGATCGGCCTGGGCTCGCTGCTCGCCGGCTGGGCGGTCTACGACGGCCTGTGCCGCTCGCCGCTGGGGCGCGACGACCGCGCACTCGCCGCGGTGCTGGCGCTGCTGCTGTGCGCCGCCGCCTGGGGACTGTGCCAGGTGTTCTCGGGACGCGGCGCCTTCCTGCATTTCGGCGCGATGATGGCGACAATCATGGCCGCCAACGTGCTGATGGTGATCATTCCGGGGCAGCGCAAGAACGTGGCCGCGATGTCGCGTGACGAGGCGCCCAATCCGGTCTACGGCGCGCGCGGCAAACAGCGTTCGGTGCACAACACCTATTTCACGCTGCCGGTGCTGTTCACGATGATCAGCAACCACTACGCCATGACCTACGGCGGCGCGTACAACTGGCTGGTGCTGATCGGCCTGTGCTTCGCCGGCGCCGCGATCCGCGCCTGGTTCGTGGCACGCCACAAGGCGCACGAGCGCGGCGGCAAGACCTCGCCGCTGCCGGCGATTGTCGGTGTGCTGGCGATCCTCGTCGTGGTCGTGGCATTGCGGCCGACACCGCCGGCAGCGGCCCAGGTCACAGCCGCAGACGACACCGCGAGCACCGAAACAGTCGAGGTTCCGAGCTTCGAGCGCGCCCAGGCCATCGTCATCGAGCGCTGCGCCGGCTGCCACGCCGAACAGCCGACCCAGCCCGGTTTCTACAGCGCGCCGCTGGGCATCGAACTCGACACGCCGGAGACGCTGCTGGCGCATCTCGAACAGGTGCGCCAGCAGGTCGCCAGCCGCGCCATGCCGATCGGCAATCTCACGAAGATGACCGATGCCGAACGTGCGCAGCTGATCGCCTGGATCGACGCTGGAGCGCCGCAGCCATGA
- the guaD gene encoding guanine deaminase: MSAQLTAHRGALLHFLADPGEHDEAGAYEYFEDGLLLVTDGRVQAAGPAAQLLATLPAETDIVEHANALLLPGFIDTHIHYPQTEIIGSGGRQLLDWLSDYTFPAEARFGDAAYARGVADFFLDELLRNGTTTALVFGTVHRTSVDAFMQASQSRGLRMIAGKAMMDRHCPENLRDTAASSDRDNRALIERWHGTERLHYAITPRFAVTCSDAQMQAAGQLAAEHPDVYVHSHLAENFGEIDWVRELHPWSRSYLDVYDRYGLVRERSVYAHCLHLDETDRARMHEAQAGIAFCPTSNLYLGSGLFDIAATDAAGVRFGMGTDVGGGTSFSMLRTLGEAYKVAQLRQQTLTPLRAFYLATLGGARVLHLDDRIGSFRAGNEADFVVLDLAATPLLARRSSQARTLGETLLLAMTLGDDRAIRRCYVMGEAVEMAA; this comes from the coding sequence ATGAGCGCGCAACTGACAGCCCATCGCGGCGCGCTGCTGCATTTCCTCGCCGACCCCGGCGAACACGACGAGGCCGGCGCCTACGAGTACTTCGAGGACGGCCTGCTGCTGGTCACCGACGGTCGCGTGCAGGCTGCCGGACCGGCCGCGCAACTGCTGGCGACGCTGCCGGCCGAGACCGACATCGTCGAGCATGCAAACGCGCTGCTGCTGCCGGGCTTCATCGACACGCACATTCACTATCCGCAGACCGAGATCATCGGCTCCGGCGGACGCCAGTTGCTGGACTGGCTCAGCGACTACACCTTTCCGGCCGAGGCGCGCTTCGGCGACGCCGCCTACGCACGCGGGGTCGCGGACTTCTTTCTCGACGAACTGCTGCGCAACGGCACCACCACCGCGCTGGTGTTCGGCACCGTGCACAGGACCTCGGTGGACGCCTTCATGCAGGCCAGCCAGTCGCGCGGCCTGCGCATGATCGCCGGCAAGGCGATGATGGACCGCCACTGCCCCGAGAACCTGCGCGACACCGCCGCCTCCAGCGACCGCGACAATCGCGCGCTGATCGAACGCTGGCACGGCACGGAGCGCCTGCACTACGCGATCACGCCGCGCTTCGCCGTGACCTGCTCGGACGCGCAGATGCAGGCCGCCGGGCAGCTTGCCGCCGAACATCCGGATGTCTACGTGCACAGCCACCTCGCCGAGAACTTCGGCGAGATCGACTGGGTGCGCGAACTGCACCCCTGGAGTCGCAGCTACCTCGATGTCTACGACCGTTACGGTCTGGTGCGCGAACGCTCGGTCTACGCCCACTGCCTGCACCTGGACGAGACCGACCGTGCACGCATGCACGAAGCGCAGGCCGGCATCGCCTTCTGCCCGACTTCGAACCTCTATCTCGGCAGCGGCCTGTTCGACATCGCCGCCACCGACGCCGCCGGTGTGCGCTTCGGCATGGGCACGGACGTCGGCGGCGGCACCAGCTTTTCGATGCTGCGCACGCTCGGCGAGGCCTACAAGGTGGCGCAGCTGCGGCAGCAGACGCTGACGCCGCTGCGTGCCTTTTATCTGGCGACGCTGGGCGGTGCGCGCGTGCTGCACCTGGACGATCGCATCGGTTCGTTCCGCGCCGGCAACGAAGCCGACTTCGTGGTTCTCGACCTTGCGGCCACGCCCTTGCTGGCGCGGCGCAGTTCCCAGGCGCGCACGCTGGGCGAGACGCTGCTATTGGCGATGACGCTGGGCGACGATCGGGCGATTCGGCGGTGTTATGTCATGGGAGAAGCCGTAGAGATGGCGGCCTGA
- a CDS encoding ABC transporter permease, whose protein sequence is MTTDQIIAILVSTVVAATPLIYAALGELVTEKAGVLNLGVEGMMLIGAVAAFAVGLSTGSLALGYLAAIAAGVLMSLIFGFLTITLQTNQVATGLALTLFGVGLSSFAGRPFVGQPISPVPALDIPVLSDIPLLGPLLFKYNLVVYGSIVLFFAVQWFLTRSHWGLLTRAVGEAPGVAHAIGRPVTLVRYAAVMFGGACSGVAGAYLSTALTPMWVESMSSGRGWIALALVVFATWKPLRVLLGAYLFGGVTVLQLYAQGFGLHVPSEFMSMLPYIATIVVLVLICRDGKIILLNQPAALGKPYHPDL, encoded by the coding sequence ATGACCACTGATCAAATCATCGCGATCCTCGTCAGCACCGTGGTCGCCGCCACGCCGCTGATCTATGCCGCGCTCGGCGAACTGGTCACCGAAAAGGCCGGCGTGCTCAACCTCGGTGTCGAAGGCATGATGCTGATCGGCGCAGTGGCGGCCTTCGCCGTCGGCCTCAGCACCGGCAGCCTCGCACTCGGCTATCTCGCCGCCATCGCGGCCGGCGTGCTGATGTCGCTGATCTTCGGCTTTCTCACGATCACGCTGCAAACCAATCAGGTCGCCACCGGCCTGGCGCTGACGCTGTTCGGCGTGGGCCTGTCCTCGTTCGCCGGGCGGCCCTTCGTCGGCCAGCCGATCAGCCCGGTGCCGGCACTGGACATTCCCGTGCTATCGGACATTCCGCTGCTCGGGCCGCTGCTGTTCAAATACAACCTCGTGGTCTACGGCTCCATCGTGCTGTTCTTCGCGGTGCAGTGGTTCCTCACGCGCTCGCATTGGGGACTGCTGACGCGCGCGGTCGGCGAGGCGCCCGGCGTGGCGCATGCGATCGGCCGGCCGGTGACGCTGGTGCGCTACGCCGCGGTGATGTTCGGCGGCGCCTGTAGCGGCGTCGCCGGCGCCTATCTTTCGACCGCGCTGACACCGATGTGGGTGGAGTCGATGAGTTCCGGCCGCGGCTGGATCGCGCTGGCGCTGGTGGTGTTCGCCACCTGGAAGCCGCTGCGCGTGCTGCTCGGCGCCTACCTGTTCGGCGGCGTCACCGTGCTGCAGCTGTACGCCCAGGGCTTCGGCCTGCATGTGCCGTCCGAATTCATGTCGATGCTGCCGTACATCGCCACCATCGTGGTGCTGGTGCTGATCTGCCGCGACGGCAAGATCATCCTGCTCAACCAGCCGGCCGCACTCGGCAAGCCCTACCACCCGGACCTCTGA
- a CDS encoding (2Fe-2S)-binding protein has translation MPSLKVNGQIHQVEVDSDTPLLWVLRDELGLTGTKFGCGIAQCGACTVHVNGSPLRSCSAPYSIAQNAEITTIEGLSSNAAKAVQAAWVELDVVQCGYCQSGQIMSAVALLEQIPKPTDDDIDGAMAGNICRCATYQRIRAAIHRAAEQMTA, from the coding sequence ATGCCCAGCCTGAAGGTCAACGGCCAGATTCATCAAGTCGAGGTCGATTCGGATACCCCCTTACTCTGGGTTTTGCGCGACGAACTGGGCCTGACCGGCACCAAGTTCGGCTGCGGCATCGCCCAGTGCGGCGCCTGCACCGTGCACGTCAACGGTTCGCCGTTGCGGTCCTGTTCGGCGCCGTACTCGATCGCGCAGAACGCCGAGATCACGACCATCGAGGGCCTGTCATCGAACGCCGCCAAGGCGGTGCAGGCAGCCTGGGTCGAACTCGACGTGGTGCAATGCGGTTACTGCCAGTCCGGTCAGATCATGTCGGCGGTGGCGCTGCTGGAGCAGATTCCGAAGCCGACCGACGATGACATCGATGGCGCGATGGCCGGCAACATCTGCCGCTGCGCGACCTATCAACGCATTCGCGCCGCGATTCATCGCGCCGCGGAACAGATGACGGCCTGA
- a CDS encoding Isoquinoline 1-oxidoreductase subunit — translation MNVPPQPLPRRFWIPAVLLCLGLAGCGESKSHEIVDTSGPGGDLREVASFDGIDDESERSRALFVEAFKVIGHPRCVNCHPASNTPTQGTDMHTHNPPVARGKDNHGVVGMRCDTCHQDENFAASGVPGHPEWHLAPIEMAWQGRTITEICEQIQDPDRNGGKDLEALHHHMAEDSLVGWGWNPGSDREAVPGTQAAFGALIQAWIETGAACPTAGAA, via the coding sequence ATGAATGTTCCTCCACAACCGTTGCCCCGTCGATTCTGGATTCCTGCGGTATTGCTCTGTCTGGGACTGGCCGGCTGCGGCGAATCAAAATCGCACGAGATCGTAGACACCAGCGGCCCCGGCGGGGACCTGCGCGAGGTCGCCAGTTTCGATGGCATCGACGACGAAAGCGAGCGCTCGCGCGCCCTGTTCGTCGAAGCGTTCAAGGTCATCGGCCATCCACGCTGCGTGAACTGCCACCCGGCCAGCAATACGCCGACGCAGGGCACGGACATGCATACGCACAATCCGCCGGTGGCGCGCGGCAAGGACAACCACGGCGTCGTCGGCATGCGCTGCGATACCTGCCATCAGGACGAGAACTTCGCCGCCTCCGGCGTGCCCGGACACCCCGAATGGCATCTGGCGCCGATCGAAATGGCTTGGCAGGGCCGGACCATCACCGAAATCTGTGAACAGATTCAGGATCCGGACCGCAATGGTGGCAAGGACCTGGAAGCGCTGCATCACCACATGGCCGAGGACTCGCTGGTGGGCTGGGGCTGGAATCCGGGAAGCGATCGTGAGGCGGTTCCGGGCACGCAGGCCGCATTCGGCGCCCTGATCCAGGCCTGGATCGAAACCGGAGCGGCGTGCCCGACGGCCGGCGCCGCCTGA
- a CDS encoding M20/M25/M40 family metallo-hydrolase, with amino-acid sequence MIDDRTRDRLAAQVAADFPAACRFLAELVRIPTDNPPGDCAAHALKAAALLRELGFEVEEYPVPEAVAHEAGMISATNLIVRQRFGEGGPCIALNAHGDVVPPGRGWTQDPYGAAIVDDPQHGPVMLGRGVAVSKSDFATYTYALLALKKLAATGAALKGSIELHFTYDEEVGGDIGPRRLLEQGLSKPDLALGAGFAYAVTTAHNGCLHLEVTVHGKQGHAAMPQSGVDALAAATTILQALYASRDVLATRHSQTHGIDHPTLNVGLIEGGINTNVVPDRVSFRIDRRMIPEESPEAVETELRALIESTAATIPGIRIEMRRLLLALPLVKLPGADRLCESLQRYGEHFLGTPVIEHGVPLYTDARHYTAAGIPTVLYGAGPRTLGEANGHAADECLRLNDLKAATQTVACALAEWMQG; translated from the coding sequence ATGATCGACGACCGAACCCGTGACCGCCTCGCCGCCCAGGTCGCAGCCGACTTTCCGGCCGCCTGTCGTTTCCTCGCCGAACTGGTGCGCATTCCCACCGACAACCCGCCGGGCGACTGCGCGGCGCATGCGCTCAAGGCGGCGGCGCTGCTGCGCGAACTCGGCTTCGAGGTGGAGGAGTATCCGGTGCCCGAAGCCGTGGCGCACGAAGCCGGCATGATCTCCGCCACCAACCTGATCGTGCGCCAGCGCTTCGGCGAGGGCGGCCCCTGCATCGCGCTCAATGCGCACGGCGACGTGGTGCCGCCCGGCCGCGGCTGGACGCAGGACCCCTACGGCGCCGCCATCGTCGACGACCCGCAGCACGGGCCGGTGATGCTTGGCCGCGGCGTCGCCGTCAGCAAGTCGGACTTCGCCACCTATACCTACGCGCTGCTGGCCTTGAAGAAACTCGCCGCCACCGGTGCGGCGCTCAAGGGCAGCATCGAACTGCACTTCACCTACGACGAGGAAGTCGGCGGCGACATCGGCCCGCGCCGGCTGCTTGAGCAGGGACTCAGCAAGCCCGACCTCGCGCTCGGCGCGGGCTTCGCCTACGCCGTGACCACGGCGCACAACGGCTGCCTGCATCTGGAAGTGACGGTGCACGGCAAACAGGGCCACGCCGCCATGCCGCAGTCCGGCGTCGATGCGCTGGCTGCCGCGACCACGATCCTGCAGGCGCTGTACGCCTCGCGCGATGTCCTTGCGACGCGTCACTCGCAAACCCACGGCATCGACCACCCCACGCTCAACGTCGGCCTGATCGAGGGCGGCATCAACACCAACGTGGTTCCGGACCGCGTCAGCTTTCGCATCGACCGCCGCATGATTCCGGAGGAATCGCCGGAGGCCGTGGAGACCGAGTTACGTGCGCTGATCGAATCCACGGCCGCCACGATCCCCGGCATTCGCATCGAGATGCGGCGCCTGCTGCTGGCACTGCCGCTGGTCAAGCTGCCGGGCGCGGACAGACTCTGCGAGAGTCTGCAGCGCTACGGCGAACACTTCCTCGGGACGCCGGTGATCGAGCACGGCGTGCCGCTGTATACCGACGCGCGTCACTACACCGCCGCCGGCATTCCCACCGTGCTCTACGGCGCCGGCCCGCGCACGCTCGGCGAGGCCAACGGCCATGCGGCCGATGAGTGTCTGCGCCTGAACGACCTCAAGGCGGCGACGCAGACCGTGGCCTGCGCGCTGGCGGAATGGATGCAGGGCTGA
- the puuE gene encoding allantoinase PuuE yields the protein MNPDDPNYPRDLIGYGRTPPHPQWPGGARIAVQFVLNFEEGSENSVLHGDAASETFLSEMYSPQAFPMRHQSIESLYEYGTRAGFWRVLRLFESRGLPLTIFGVAMALARHPEALAACRELGHEIACHGLRWINYQLIDEATERAHMAEAVNILRTLSGEAPQGWYTGRDSPNTRKLVVEHGGFVYDADSYADDLPYWTRVDTKQGVKPHLVVPYTLDTNDMRFASPQGFATGTQFFEHLRDAFDVLYAEGDPNGLNAPKMLSIGLHNRIIGRPARMAALARFVDHLQAHEDVWVCRRIDIAHHWIERFPAESTA from the coding sequence GTGAATCCCGACGACCCGAACTACCCCCGCGATCTGATCGGCTACGGCCGCACGCCGCCGCATCCGCAGTGGCCGGGCGGCGCGCGCATCGCCGTGCAGTTCGTGCTCAATTTTGAGGAAGGCTCGGAGAACTCGGTGCTGCACGGCGATGCCGCCTCGGAGACCTTCCTGTCGGAGATGTACAGCCCGCAGGCCTTCCCGATGCGCCACCAGAGCATCGAATCGCTCTACGAATACGGCACGCGTGCCGGCTTCTGGCGCGTGCTGAGGCTGTTCGAATCGCGCGGCCTGCCGCTGACGATCTTCGGCGTGGCGATGGCGCTGGCGCGCCATCCGGAAGCACTTGCGGCCTGCCGCGAACTCGGCCATGAGATCGCCTGCCACGGCCTGCGCTGGATCAACTACCAGTTGATCGACGAGGCCACCGAACGCGCGCACATGGCCGAGGCCGTGAACATCCTGCGCACACTCAGCGGCGAGGCGCCGCAGGGCTGGTACACCGGCCGCGACAGCCCCAACACGCGCAAGCTGGTGGTCGAGCACGGCGGCTTCGTCTACGACGCGGATTCCTATGCCGACGATCTGCCGTACTGGACGCGCGTGGACACTAAGCAAGGCGTGAAGCCGCATCTGGTGGTGCCGTACACGCTAGACACCAACGACATGCGCTTCGCCAGCCCGCAGGGTTTCGCCACCGGCACGCAGTTCTTCGAACATCTGCGTGACGCCTTCGACGTGCTTTATGCCGAAGGCGACCCGAACGGCCTCAACGCGCCGAAGATGCTGTCGATCGGCCTGCACAACCGCATCATCGGCCGGCCGGCGCGAATGGCGGCGCTGGCGCGCTTTGTCGATCACCTGCAGGCCCACGAGGACGTCTGGGTCTGTCGCCGCATCGACATCGCACACCACTGGATCGAGCGCTTCCCGGCGGAGTCCACGGCGTGA
- a CDS encoding allantoate amidohydrolase yields MAALNRASATDFAARLDGIYEHSPWIAERAAVARPFASRLELLAAMQAVVLAAMTDEQLALVRAHPELAGKAAVRGELTAESTREQAGAGLSECSAEEFERLQTLNEAYNTRFGFPFVLAVKGHDRSSVLRAFEQRLNNDPETERATALAQIERIAEFRLAERLREPMGDSILAMADHLRQYSDDADALSCTYLGAAHRATAQRLCDWMRAAGMQAHIDAIGNVVGRWSCGRPNAKTLLMGSHYDTVVNGGAYDGRLGILLPIAVVEQLRHSGVTLDYDLEIIGFGDEEGVRFGSTYLGSRAVTGQFDMGLLDRQDADGISLRQALTAAGLDPQAIPALARDPESVLGYLEVHIEQGPQLLDEDLPLGVVTAINGSQRFLIRIEGTAGHAGTVPMHLRHDAAAAAAEILLYTEQRCAGVPGLVGTVGRLQVPGGAVNVIPGRCELSLDVRAPEDATRDAAVADIIAEIERIRVRRGVRIELEEVLKGAATPCAPTIRQALADSIRHVTGRDAVRQLASGAGHDAVPLAALTPTGMLFVRCGNGGISHHPDETLSELDADIAARVVADFLVRHPAP; encoded by the coding sequence CTGGCGGCGCTCAATCGCGCATCGGCCACCGACTTCGCCGCCCGGCTCGACGGCATCTACGAACACTCGCCGTGGATCGCCGAACGCGCAGCGGTCGCACGACCGTTCGCCTCGCGTCTGGAATTACTGGCGGCGATGCAGGCGGTGGTGCTGGCCGCGATGACGGACGAACAGCTGGCACTGGTGCGCGCGCATCCGGAACTGGCCGGCAAGGCGGCGGTGCGCGGCGAACTCACGGCCGAATCCACGCGTGAACAGGCCGGCGCCGGCCTGTCCGAATGCAGCGCCGAGGAATTCGAACGTCTGCAAACGCTCAACGAGGCCTACAACACGCGCTTCGGTTTTCCGTTCGTACTCGCGGTCAAGGGCCATGACCGAAGCTCGGTGCTGCGGGCCTTCGAGCAGCGCCTGAACAACGACCCCGAAACCGAGCGGGCGACCGCGCTGGCACAGATCGAACGTATCGCCGAATTCCGCCTCGCCGAGCGCCTGCGCGAACCGATGGGCGACAGCATCCTCGCCATGGCCGATCATCTACGTCAGTACTCCGACGATGCGGACGCGCTGAGCTGCACCTATCTCGGCGCGGCCCATCGCGCGACCGCGCAACGGCTTTGCGACTGGATGCGCGCGGCCGGAATGCAGGCGCATATCGACGCCATCGGCAACGTCGTCGGCCGCTGGTCCTGCGGCCGCCCGAACGCAAAGACGCTGCTGATGGGCTCGCACTACGACACCGTGGTCAACGGCGGTGCCTACGACGGCCGTCTCGGCATCCTGCTGCCGATCGCCGTGGTCGAGCAGCTGCGCCACAGCGGCGTGACGCTGGACTACGATCTGGAGATCATCGGGTTCGGCGACGAGGAAGGCGTGCGCTTCGGCTCCACCTATCTCGGCAGCCGCGCCGTCACCGGGCAGTTCGACATGGGCCTGCTCGACCGGCAGGACGCGGACGGCATCAGCCTGCGCCAGGCATTGACCGCCGCCGGACTCGATCCGCAGGCGATTCCCGCGCTGGCACGCGACCCTGAATCGGTGCTGGGCTATCTCGAAGTCCACATCGAACAGGGTCCACAACTGCTGGACGAGGACTTGCCGCTGGGCGTGGTCACGGCGATCAACGGCAGCCAGCGCTTCCTGATCCGAATCGAAGGCACCGCTGGCCACGCCGGCACCGTACCCATGCACCTGCGCCATGACGCGGCCGCAGCCGCAGCCGAAATCCTGCTCTACACCGAACAGCGCTGTGCCGGCGTTCCGGGACTTGTCGGCACCGTCGGCCGACTGCAGGTGCCGGGCGGCGCGGTCAACGTGATCCCCGGCCGCTGCGAACTGTCGCTGGATGTGCGCGCGCCCGAGGACGCCACGCGCGACGCCGCCGTGGCCGACATCATCGCCGAGATCGAACGCATCCGCGTCCGGCGCGGCGTGCGCATCGAACTCGAAGAAGTGCTCAAGGGCGCGGCCACGCCCTGCGCGCCGACGATCCGTCAGGCGCTGGCCGACAGCATTCGCCACGTCACCGGCCGCGATGCCGTGCGCCAACTGGCCAGCGGAGCCGGTCACGACGCGGTGCCGCTGGCGGCATTGACGCCGACCGGCATGCTGTTCGTGCGCTGCGGCAACGGCGGCATCAGCCACCATCCCGATGAAACCCTGAGCGAACTCGACGCCGACATCGCCGCGCGCGTGGTCGCCGATTTTCTCGTGCGCCATCCGGCCCCATGA